GATAAGTCTGCAACATTTAGAAGCCTGAAGTCAAAAACACGTACCATTTTGTGTGGTCACAGGATCTTCCTTCACACAATGCGCCAGCATCAAGGAAACtactgcaaaacacaaaaaaagtttgAAATTTCAATGTTTGAAAAACGTAACTTACTTCTGCATAAGAGAGTCATTATTTGGCTAATATTGTTTTTAGGCATTTaagattatttaaaataatgttattAAGCTAATTAACATtaagaaaaccaaaaataagTTGTTGCATTTTTAGTTAGGAGTTCCAAAATGAAATTACTTTTGAATGCAACATGACACCATTACTAGAGGCTTTGAACGGACATTTTGTTACGTGCAAGGAGTTACTAATGATATGGACCTATTATTATGTTTaaagagaaatatttaaaaataaataaattatagtACATATTATGTTTATACAGCGAAGTTTGAGGCTTCATGTCTGTATAAATCAACCTTTTCTACGTGACCGTAATATtaagattaatttatttttatttaaaaacacattttataatcTATAAACTCACATACTCGTAGTAAAGCTTTCtgatattaaaaaaagtatTCCTTTACATATCTAACAGGTGTAATATGAGATGGAATAAATAATTCTAAATATAAATTACTTCTCAATTCAGGAccttaaagggttaaaagccAACACCCTATTTTGTATTTCGACGTGTATCTCAGCTTTAACAAAATATGGTTACTTTGTTTATCAAACAAGTCTAGTAACATCCATGTATAGTGACTACAAtgtttgaattcatttaaaatttGATATTAAGCCTTTTTGAAAATTTACCACAAAtaatttaagtattttttttttaatagcacgTTTAAAGCACCTCACACTTATTTAAATCTTGTTACAGACTGCATTTGAACAGTCAGTGTTAATATTAACTGCAAAATcaggtattttatttaaatacgtccttcattaaaacaatgaaaaacgTCAAAAATATCTAAACTTAaggaaaaagacacacaaagtccaaaaCTGTCAAGTTTACATTAGTCACCGTCAAAACAATGTTCGAGGTATCAAACTTTTGCTTaattttgttgcttttgtcgAGTACAATCACACAAGGGCATATGCCCTTTCAAGGACAAAGAACGTTTTAAATGCGTAGGTTGAAATAGCTCCTAACATTTCGACAACAGATGTAATTTTCCAAATATTACCCATGTTAACTCAAAGCAGAATTAGCAAACATGTAAATTGCATCAAGTTAAACACAATATAATGCGACTGACCATGTAAAAATGGTAATCTTTATTCTTCGCTGACAACACTCCATGGCCATTTTTACCACACTGCGTCGAACTGTCGTTCTTGCCACCATATTGCCTTGCGCTCCTTACTCGTGTTTTTCGTCGATTCATGTCAGAATCACTGATAAATTCTTACCCATTTCCTAGGCCGTGTCTATCCCCCCGACATCTGCACCGGTTCCTGCCGCATTTTCAGGCGATTTTCGCCGTTTTGGTGGTTCTTTCGGCCGCatcgctccgctccgctcctctcccGCACTGTGGACGCCCCGCTCCTCCGCTGTGAGTGTCCTCCTCCCCGCCTTCGCCTGAGCTGATATTCCCTCCAGCGGCTCTGCCCACTTTCCCTCAACGTAAGCCACACTCCACTTCCTCTCCAAGCCGGGatagctaatgctagcaactCGTTGGACCAGAATAtcgacataaaaaaatatatatatataaaataaaaactcacagCAAACACGAAATGTTCGTTTCAACTTGTGGCAACAAAATAGCTTCACGTTGTATTTTACATACGAAATAATTAAAATTATGCAAAACATTTATGGTACTTATAATAAACACGTGTTATCTAACGTCACTgttataatgaaaaaaaatagtattttaaAAATTATAATGATGTGGACGCAAGAGACGCCTGTTGGTAATTTGTATACTATTTGTATACTATTGTAAATATGAGCATGGGTCAAATAGTCTGTTTAAACATCGAAAACCACAAATGTTCATGCATTGTTCCCTCTTGTCGTTCAAATCCAATGTTTGATATATTCTGGCCTGTCAAGAAATGTTAAACGTCTTTATCACCCGGTTCTGCACAGCTGAGAGTTCATATTCAGTTCCtggtatttgtgtatttgtgttatgGTGTGCATGTTGTGTTATTTTGACAGAGGATGCTGGTGTGGTGCGTGCAATTAGAATTACGTTAAAAGGTGAAATTaggaaattaaatttgttaaatTACACCAGACTAAGTGTCACTGAACACGAATGTAatgttagtaaaaaaaaaaaaataatagatgACTAATACAATTCGTTTGTTTGAataattcaaattaaatgtcCATTACGAGTAACCAAACATGGCCAACTAGCGCTCctcatttctgctgtttttattggACAGTCCATGAAGTCTGCGGTATGCGCTCCACCCCCATGATTGACCAATAAGAAGCTTGAAACGACAGCGCATGCTCATTTCAATGGAagatttatgtaaaaaaaaaactgttcgcCTAGCAACAGTGACGTCAAGGTAGCTGAGGTAAAAACCTACAGAGAAGTTTAATGCAGCTTTATACTTTGTATTGGTTGCTTGGACGACTTTAAACAAGGAGTTTAACCTCCAAATATGTTATTTAAATGTGGCAACCTAAATGTTTTAagatagtcttttttttattacgtcTCAACAGCACCATTTCGTCACTAAAACGAAGTATAAACGACGTGCCTCTGAACAATTCCTGCTCAGTTTTTCATTGCGGTTTACAAAGTGTAAGCGTTAAGAACTTAACTGTAGCTTTAACTAGTGTAATCTTCAGTCTGCATACAGTCTGCGTGTCTCAAGCTGAGCTTTCGCAGAATTTCTTTATAtttgcataatgacaataaagaatcttcaATCTAAATCGAACTTTTGTATGTGGCTatgggagatgagacgcaaggcaagggtagaggtggcaaaggccAGGCGGGTATAAGATGATCTGTATGCCAGGATAGATAGTAAGTGCAAGTTCAGGCTGTCCTCTCACAGTTTGAAAAATCAATTTCATGTCTCTTCTTGTGACAACCAAATCATTAATTCTagagattttttgttttgttcatgaaCAATGTCAAGATATTCATTGGTTAATGTACTTCGGCTTTTTTGTATATGTGTTGGTGCTCCTCGCCTTGAAGCTACTTCTAAACATTgagttttaaatattaataaaaggAAAGTGCTGATAAGGGTCAAAGCAGTCTTCTTGATCTTGTTATTTTGTGCTGCCATCTGGTGGGCTTTTATTAAATCCAATAACTCGAGCTTCTGGGAGTGAGTTGGAGGGGCCTCTTCAGGAATAATAAAAACTTACCAAAACTAGACAAGCAACAATAAGGGAGCTCGTAGAGGCTTTTAGCTGTAAGAAGTTGGTCTAAGTTTGTAAGTCGGATGCAGTGGTTTTAATCATAAATTGCTAGAAGGATTTTCATAACTGCAAATCTTAAATTTGTCCTGTTTCAATAAGGCGATGCAGACTTCAAAATCTTGTGAccgagacacagacagagactttctgttttcattaaGTCAACAGATACGCCCGATATCGCCGTCACTGATCATTTGACTGTTTATCAGTGTATTTTTTGATCAAGCTTTTTCCGGGAATCTGGGCTCGTGAGCCGGAGATCTGCTGTCCTTGTGAAATTAACTGTGTTTCCTATAATGCTACTTTCAGATGCAGTCGGAAAATGGTCACTGTTAGTCAACCCCCAAAAGGCAAAAAGCGTTAGGGTCAGCGTTAAGCATGATCTGTGTTGCTCAAGTGTGTAATACGCAATGTGATGATGTGGATTAACTATATTAACATAATCAGGTCATTGGAGTGTATTTTGTTGCTATTTAATTTTGGAGTCCAAGTCAACTACATAGCTCTATTAACATTATTCATGACTTATTGTCATTGAAAGTGCTTTAATGCAGAATGTAAAGACATGCTACATCTACATGTCTCTTCTTACTTTTGCTGCATGCTAGGAAAGAGGATCGATTGGacatttgatgttttttaaAACCATTGCCTTGAAAAGGAGCCATGTTATGAATAACATCCAAATATTGTAGCACtaattgaataaatattaatactgtatatgtgtgtgtaaaataaatattgaacacagctttaaaaaaaaattacagtaaatatatttcaaaaggTGCTATTGACATTCAATTTTCAACAGaagtgtgtgtaaaaaaaattgaATGATGCACAACAAAAAATCAAACACATGACGACATGTAGATGCAAATGCAAAGCCAAGACAAAAGCTGAATTCTACCGGTAATCAGAAAGCAATCCTGCCTCTtggtgaaaataaatatcagctGGTTCAGTTCCAACTGATGGCCTATAAAAAGTTTAAGGTGTCTCACAAGAAACGTCTCTCAGTGGGTAGACGCAAAGAGCTCTCTAAAGACCTCCACAACTTTTCGTTTTTgggggcagcagtggctcagtgggttgggaaccggagggtcaccggttcaagtcccagcccagatgaAAAACGGAGTGTTGACCCAATGCCCTCTCCGGATGCTATGGGGGCCCTATACATACTtacatgtgtgtgattgttttgagGGGGCTACAAACACATCAAATtttgttgatgtgtttgtaGTGGCCAACATTCagtgacaaaataaagctttaGCTTTTCCTACCTTATTGTtacaaaacatttattgttttcagaAGGATTTCCAGACTTCTGAATGAGTCTGGTTGGGGCCAAACGCAGATATAGTGCTGGAAACAGTCATTTCGCCCCTCGTGCTGAATATGACAATAAAtagttcttcttctcctccttcaaaTCCATTTTCAGGGTAATTTAATGAGTAACTGAAGAGTTCTTTAAAATATCGATGGAAAATGCGCCTCTGAAACAGATCATATCCTACATTCGAACTTAGCCTCTCATTGGAGACGGCACAGAGAGCTAGGAAGTACGAGGCGTCCCTGAAGGCAGCACAAGCCCACATAACGCTCCTCTTCAGCTCCAGGAGCAGACGGCGAGTCTGCAGAGCCCTTCCGTGGGCGGATTATCCCCCATCTCGACACGGAGACCTAAAGCGATCAGGAAGGCAGAGGTGCGCTGGAAGCAAACTGCGCCATTCGAGGTTAATTAttccgggaggggggggtgaacaaGCGTGGACTGGCAGAGACATGGATGCGTGCGTATCACGGGTTCATCTGTGCGTCAATAGCCATTCTCACTTTGGCTGCTGTTGTAAAATGTGACTGAATTTCACCTGCTGTGGAGAAACCATTGAAAGAACGCCTCGTTcgcatttatttcatttctttttttttttttttggttattaTTCAGAAACATGTTGACGCACAGGTTGGCGTTAACTTGCATCATTGCGGCTCTCTGGCGGGTTAGCGGCGAACCACAAACTCTCTCTTCACCCGCGACGCAGTTGCATCcaacttcatcttcatccatcatcatcagcgaAGGAGAATCGACGATTAATGGGACGGATGCTGCCGTGGGATCCCGGATTTCATCCGTAATGACGTACCTCCCGACGCTGAAAATCGTCGTCGTCTTCGTGCTGGTGTTAACAGCTGCTCTCATCACATGCCTGGTCATCAAAATAGTCAGGTATGCGCGCCGACGCAGTTATAACGCTGTAATAACCGCTGGCATTATGACTTATAATGGCCTGGACTACTGTTTAAATAATACTGCATTTTTGTATCTTTGTAAATCTTAAATGTGAACTGTGAGTATAAATCAGTCAATGTGTAGTGAAGTATGTCTTTTCTAACACTTCAGAGCATTTGCATTTGTAGTATAcaatgtattttgtatttgtatttaaacattttgaacatccaattgtgtgttttcactaTAAAGTATCAGTTAACAGTGAAAACGGCGATTGCGTACTTCAATGCGATGGAATAGGACAGCTTTAGAATGACATCAAAGAAGAATATAAACAGCAAATCATCCCATTTTGAGAAGTTGTAACCAAagaatagcttttttttttatatatatataataattcaCTTATTGATCATAAAGGCTTGTGGAATATTTGCTATTCTAATAATTGTTTCTGAGGAAAATCATCCCATTATTAGTAATGCACTAACCCTCTGGAGAATCCTAAAATAGCTTTAGAGCTTGTCTCGATTTTGACACTGTCTTTACCACAGATCTGGAAGGCGAATCCGAAAAACACGGAAATATGACATTATAACGACACCCGCCGAGCGAGTGGAAATGGCCCCTCTCAATGGAGaaaatgatgacgatgacgattcAACCCTCTTTGACGTCAAATACAGGTTTGACCTTTCTGCGACTTCTCAATCAGGAGTCGGTGCGgtagaaaatgattttattttcgaAGCAGAACATTTTTTGTCGCTCATCGCCAAATCCATAATGAGGCAGCAGGTCTTCTTGCGTTAAGAAAGTTCTATACATGGTTGGGCCGAAAGCTAATACAGACAAGGGCCCTTTATTTCGTGCAGTCAACAAATACTCCAGTGGGTCCTAAAGTACTTAAATACTTTGTAGACTTTTGTGCTTCGACCTCGTCTCTCTTGTTTCCAGTGGAGTCAGGTTTTCATCTGATCTCCCTAAGTAAAGCACCTATTCTAATCCAACTTGCTGGACAGCACCTGTTAGTTCGTGCTAACGCAGTAGTACCACTTCTCTCTACTCGGAGACGTGATAAAACAAACAGTAAGAccattaaaaacaatgaaatgcagTATTAAAACCACGCAGACGGAATACAAATAACTTTGTCAAAGACGACATTCAAAGAATGCATGGACTTGTATTCCAACCATGGAAACGCGTATTTTAAAGACGCATTGTCTTTCGTATGTGAAATGTTGACATTGGGCTTCACCCTTCCGTCCTCACGATTGTTCTTTAACACAGAACCACTTCCTCAATGGAAGATCTGATGTCCT
The sequence above is drawn from the Brachionichthys hirsutus isolate HB-005 chromosome 5, CSIRO-AGI_Bhir_v1, whole genome shotgun sequence genome and encodes:
- the fam174b gene encoding membrane protein FAM174B isoform X1, which produces MDANMLTHRLALTCIIAALWRVSGEPQTLSSPATQLHPTSSSSIIISEGESTINGTDAAVGSRISSVMTYLPTLKIVVVFVLVLTAALITCLVIKIVRSGRRIRKTRKYDIITTPAERVEMAPLNGENDDDDDSTLFDVKYR
- the fam174b gene encoding membrane protein FAM174B isoform X2; its protein translation is MLTHRLALTCIIAALWRVSGEPQTLSSPATQLHPTSSSSIIISEGESTINGTDAAVGSRISSVMTYLPTLKIVVVFVLVLTAALITCLVIKIVRSGRRIRKTRKYDIITTPAERVEMAPLNGENDDDDDSTLFDVKYR